A portion of the Ignavibacteriales bacterium genome contains these proteins:
- a CDS encoding phosphate ABC transporter substrate-binding protein yields MKIITTLVVAAALFLGFAMKPAEVITVKGSDTMVILAQRWAELYMAKHPGVTVQVTGGGSGVGISALINGTTDICNASRPMKQSEIDKLKARFNVLGVEIKTAKDGLSIYVNESNPVQELSLDQLKKIYTGGIMNWKDVGGPDAKIILYGRENSSGTYVYFKDNVLGGADFSPMTQTMPGTGAVVNAVAKDKFGIGYGGAAYGKGIKYAKVKKDASSPGYEPTEENVKSGKYPISRFLYMYTRNRPTGALKEYIDWILSAEGQQIVTKVGYFPVK; encoded by the coding sequence ATGAAGATTATCACCACGCTCGTTGTCGCCGCAGCTCTGTTCCTCGGCTTCGCGATGAAGCCTGCGGAAGTTATCACCGTCAAAGGTTCGGACACCATGGTGATCCTGGCCCAGCGATGGGCAGAACTCTACATGGCAAAGCACCCCGGAGTGACTGTCCAGGTCACCGGTGGCGGGTCAGGTGTCGGTATCTCGGCTCTCATCAATGGAACAACAGATATCTGCAATGCCTCACGTCCGATGAAGCAGTCTGAAATCGACAAGCTGAAAGCACGGTTCAACGTCCTCGGCGTCGAAATCAAAACGGCGAAGGACGGTTTGTCCATCTACGTAAACGAATCGAACCCGGTGCAGGAACTGTCGCTTGACCAGCTGAAGAAGATCTATACCGGTGGGATCATGAACTGGAAAGACGTTGGCGGACCGGATGCTAAGATCATCCTCTACGGGCGTGAGAACAGCTCAGGAACCTACGTCTATTTCAAGGACAACGTGCTTGGAGGGGCCGACTTTTCGCCGATGACGCAAACTATGCCCGGAACAGGCGCCGTTGTCAATGCAGTTGCCAAGGACAAGTTTGGTATCGGATATGGCGGAGCCGCATACGGCAAAGGCATCAAATATGCAAAAGTGAAGAAGGACGCTAGCTCTCCAGGGTACGAACCCACCGAAGAGAATGTGAAAAGCGGGAAGTACCCGATCTCACGGTTCTTGTACATGTATACGCGCAACCGTCCCACCGGAGCCCTGAAAGAGTATATCGATTGGATTCTGAGCGCAGAGGGGCAGCAGATCGTCACAAAAGT
- a CDS encoding glycosyltransferase family 1 protein produces MRIAYFNANLCRGQDGVTRVMYKMFEAALARHHEPIAFTSTRPDPEDRIVPMHKVRSVVLPLQKSYRIAFPGYQMFAKSLDAFAPDIMHINSPCTLGFAAMKYARQFSIPVVATYHTHFPTYPRYYGLTALEELAWKVSRYLYNKMDRTFVPTTPILDELREHSIDRLEYLPNGVDLNLFNPSRWSLLWRENISPDNKPVVLFVSRLVWEKDLAVLAQAYQILRQKRTDFEMVIVGDGHARKEFQDLMPGAHFLGYQSGLTLAESYASSDIFVFPSTTETFGLVTIEAMASGLAPIAAKVGGATGIIQEGKSGLFAKPLSGEDLAHGVDGLLDEKRMRQQLAEGALQRAQEFSWEKILSQLFDSYQSVINEHKRQHARAA; encoded by the coding sequence ATGCGAATCGCTTACTTCAACGCCAATCTTTGCCGCGGGCAGGATGGCGTAACGAGAGTCATGTACAAGATGTTCGAGGCCGCACTCGCACGACATCACGAGCCGATAGCATTCACATCGACGCGGCCTGATCCGGAGGATCGGATCGTGCCGATGCACAAAGTCCGCTCTGTTGTTCTCCCCCTCCAGAAAAGCTACCGGATCGCTTTCCCAGGATACCAGATGTTTGCAAAATCCCTGGATGCTTTTGCACCTGATATTATGCACATCAACAGTCCCTGCACGCTTGGCTTTGCGGCTATGAAGTATGCCCGGCAGTTCAGTATTCCCGTCGTCGCGACATATCATACTCACTTCCCCACCTATCCAAGATACTACGGGCTCACGGCGTTGGAAGAGCTGGCGTGGAAAGTCTCGCGATATCTCTACAACAAGATGGATCGCACGTTCGTCCCCACGACGCCGATTCTCGATGAGCTCAGAGAACACAGCATCGACAGGTTGGAGTACCTCCCGAATGGTGTCGATCTCAATCTGTTCAATCCATCTCGATGGTCTTTGCTCTGGCGCGAGAATATCTCTCCGGACAACAAGCCCGTGGTCCTCTTCGTGAGCAGGCTCGTTTGGGAGAAGGATTTGGCCGTCCTGGCGCAGGCGTACCAAATCCTGCGTCAGAAACGAACGGATTTCGAAATGGTGATCGTGGGCGATGGCCACGCAAGGAAGGAATTCCAGGACTTGATGCCGGGCGCTCATTTCCTTGGCTACCAGTCAGGCCTCACACTCGCGGAAAGCTACGCTTCTTCAGACATATTTGTTTTCCCATCGACAACCGAAACCTTCGGCCTCGTGACGATCGAAGCAATGGCTTCAGGCCTTGCCCCCATAGCGGCAAAGGTCGGAGGTGCTACAGGTATCATCCAGGAAGGCAAATCCGGTCTGTTCGCGAAACCATTAAGCGGAGAAGATTTGGCGCACGGCGTGGATGGGCTGCTTGATGAAAAACGGATGAGGCAGCAATTGGCAGAAGGTGCTTTGCAGCGAGCCCAGGAATTCTCGTGGGAGAAAATACTCTCTCAACTATTCGACAGCTATCAGTCGGTGATCAATGAACACAAACGACAACATGCTCGAGCTGCTTAG
- a CDS encoding metallophosphoesterase, giving the protein MLELLSPEEIGTGSGFLQGVPPRGESPPSDFRLVHISDPHLSRQFYREHLKSFKLLLKSILAAGCDHLVITGDIVSTGEEDDYYLAREILGTLDLLDSTRLTVVPGNHDIFGGPHRAVDVLSFPQYIRNVDYARHLDLFQIVFGETLENVVSYGSDSIFPFVKKVGPYSIIGLNSIPPWSLRRNPLGTNGKLDDAQRNALLRIHEEGELDRTLPLVAVHHHFNDLQDESAGGSFWKRVESNTMRMRGRTKTLRLFESLGIRYVLYGHIHRNEIYQNNAITLLNGAGAVCDDPIRFLKYNQILHSNGIDHLQTVTLPIPFQVPSFALPKHRLHFPVATPPVPSTAE; this is encoded by the coding sequence ATGCTCGAGCTGCTTAGCCCGGAAGAAATCGGCACGGGTTCCGGATTCCTGCAGGGAGTCCCGCCAAGGGGGGAGTCTCCTCCCAGTGACTTCCGGCTGGTCCATATTTCTGACCCCCATCTGAGCCGTCAGTTCTATCGCGAACACCTCAAGTCTTTCAAACTCCTTCTCAAGTCCATCCTCGCCGCCGGTTGCGACCATCTCGTCATCACTGGTGACATCGTAAGCACCGGTGAGGAAGATGACTACTATCTCGCCAGGGAGATTCTTGGGACTCTGGATTTGCTCGACTCTACACGCCTCACGGTCGTTCCAGGCAACCACGATATCTTCGGCGGCCCGCATCGGGCGGTAGACGTTCTGAGTTTTCCACAGTACATACGCAATGTGGATTACGCCAGGCATCTCGACCTTTTTCAGATCGTATTCGGAGAAACGCTCGAAAATGTCGTATCGTATGGGAGTGATTCCATTTTTCCGTTCGTGAAAAAGGTTGGACCCTATTCGATCATCGGATTGAATTCCATACCTCCCTGGTCTTTGCGAAGGAATCCGTTGGGCACCAACGGCAAACTGGACGACGCTCAGCGAAATGCCCTTCTTCGCATTCATGAGGAAGGGGAGCTTGATAGGACCCTCCCGCTCGTGGCAGTTCACCACCACTTCAATGACCTCCAGGATGAATCTGCGGGAGGCAGCTTCTGGAAGCGAGTCGAATCGAACACCATGAGAATGAGGGGCCGGACGAAGACGCTGCGATTGTTCGAATCTCTTGGGATTCGCTATGTTCTCTATGGTCATATCCATCGAAATGAGATTTACCAGAACAATGCGATTACCCTTCTGAACGGCGCCGGCGCTGTGTGCGACGACCCTATCAGATTCCTGAAGTATAACCAGATTCTCCATTCCAACGGCATTGACCATCTCCAAACAGTCACGCTTCCGATTCCATTTCAGGTTCCTTCGTTCGCGCTCCCGAAACATCGACTTCACTTTCCGGTCGCGACTCCCCCCGTACCCTCAACCGCAGAGTGA
- a CDS encoding haloacid dehalogenase-like hydrolase has translation MRASDQAIERVAVFDLDGTLLIGDIGDAVFAYLILEGHRLTLSWGEYQHLLRTHKSKAYRTVVEAMAGLEPDTIVRATSAVMNAAKEYLTLGSDRVRKPKPRPLLSQFVSLLHQLQYQVFVISASNHVSVQHVSQAWFNVPPSHAFGIQSRTFEGRLTAELLSPVPIGPGKAELFRLAAGSAVPLITGTDSALDIPLLRITHPMGFTVWLGDNPSDYNAAMATVKGGQKIFFAGSDEEPESDDY, from the coding sequence ATGCGTGCGTCCGATCAGGCAATTGAACGTGTTGCAGTTTTCGACCTCGATGGAACGCTCCTTATCGGAGATATCGGGGATGCTGTTTTCGCCTATCTCATTCTCGAAGGTCACCGCCTCACATTGAGCTGGGGAGAGTATCAACACCTTCTCCGAACCCACAAAAGCAAGGCCTACCGCACGGTAGTCGAAGCGATGGCGGGACTGGAACCTGATACTATTGTGCGGGCAACATCGGCGGTGATGAATGCTGCAAAGGAGTACCTCACTCTTGGATCAGACCGTGTGAGGAAACCCAAACCCCGACCTTTGCTTTCCCAGTTCGTTTCCCTGCTCCACCAACTTCAGTATCAAGTCTTCGTGATATCCGCGAGTAACCATGTTTCGGTTCAGCACGTTTCGCAAGCGTGGTTCAACGTCCCCCCATCGCATGCCTTCGGCATCCAGAGTCGAACGTTTGAAGGCCGTTTGACGGCTGAACTCCTCTCCCCTGTCCCCATTGGCCCGGGAAAGGCTGAGCTCTTCAGGCTTGCTGCGGGTTCGGCCGTCCCTTTGATTACTGGTACCGACAGCGCACTGGATATTCCTCTGCTTCGGATAACACATCCCATGGGCTTCACTGTTTGGCTCGGTGACAATCCCAGTGACTATAACGCTGCCATGGCTACTGTCAAGGGTGGGCAGAAGATCTTCTTTGCAGGATCGGACGAAGAGCCAGAATCGGATGACTACTAA
- a CDS encoding ATP-binding protein: MRSIRTRIAVTFIAISVLVIALLGVLLSYEIERYFFDRLLSGLRTETNVIHSLLQDWTVRGESRDNVEKDLTVMSLAARMRITLIDSSGVVVYDSSVPDSLLGGLENHSQRPEVVEARQKGTGSNVRTSKSINQDLVYVAQKVAVPSAAVFRNLQFVRVSVELTEVNRVMYEIRFKIVVGSIVILLVVLMASRIVSRRLTSSLTEIAEMVKEIKAGNLDQKLPVRSNDEIGRLAELINEMTDKLKADIEQLKKLERVRSEFLGNVSHELRTPIFSLKGFLETLLEGALDDAAVNRRFVEKAYHHANRLDILLTDLIEISRIESGEMKMSFRYVDAVSILKNLIADFSDAAAKRKQNLLIDAPDHDVLVLGDKDRLRQALGNLVDNAIKYSPEGATTTVRLMESERSVTISIADSGPGIESVHLPRIFERFYRVDKTRSRDVGGTGLGLAIVKHIIEAHSSKISVTSEVGKGTTFAFDLNK, encoded by the coding sequence ATGCGCAGCATACGTACACGGATAGCTGTCACATTCATTGCCATCTCGGTTCTCGTCATTGCTCTTCTGGGAGTGCTGCTGAGCTACGAGATTGAGAGGTATTTCTTCGACCGGTTGCTCTCAGGCCTTCGCACTGAAACCAACGTGATACACTCGCTCTTACAGGATTGGACGGTGCGGGGGGAATCGCGTGACAACGTGGAGAAAGATCTCACAGTAATGTCCCTGGCGGCGCGTATGCGTATCACGCTTATTGATTCTTCGGGGGTGGTTGTCTATGACTCATCCGTTCCTGATTCTCTGCTTGGAGGTCTCGAAAATCACTCTCAGCGACCGGAAGTTGTCGAAGCCCGCCAGAAGGGAACCGGTTCAAACGTCAGAACCAGCAAATCGATTAATCAAGACCTTGTGTACGTTGCACAGAAGGTCGCCGTCCCGTCCGCGGCCGTGTTTCGAAATCTTCAGTTCGTCCGGGTTTCCGTCGAACTGACAGAGGTCAATCGCGTGATGTACGAGATTCGCTTCAAAATCGTTGTCGGGTCGATTGTCATCCTTCTTGTCGTGCTGATGGCAAGTCGGATTGTCTCCAGGCGATTGACGAGTTCCCTCACGGAGATCGCTGAAATGGTCAAGGAGATCAAGGCGGGCAACCTCGACCAGAAGCTCCCCGTTCGCTCGAATGATGAGATTGGCCGGCTGGCGGAACTGATCAACGAAATGACGGACAAGCTCAAGGCAGATATTGAGCAGCTGAAGAAACTCGAGCGCGTTCGAAGTGAATTTCTGGGTAATGTGTCCCACGAGCTCCGAACACCGATCTTCTCGTTGAAAGGCTTTCTTGAGACGCTTCTCGAAGGGGCACTGGATGACGCGGCAGTGAACCGAAGATTCGTCGAAAAGGCCTATCATCACGCAAACCGCCTGGATATACTCCTGACTGACCTCATCGAGATTTCACGCATCGAGTCAGGCGAAATGAAAATGAGTTTCCGGTACGTCGACGCTGTGTCGATACTGAAGAACCTTATTGCAGACTTTTCGGACGCTGCAGCCAAAAGAAAGCAGAATCTCCTTATCGATGCGCCTGACCACGACGTGCTGGTGCTCGGCGACAAAGATCGTTTGCGCCAGGCTCTTGGAAATCTCGTGGACAATGCCATCAAGTACAGTCCGGAAGGGGCCACAACCACTGTACGCCTCATGGAATCCGAGCGTTCTGTGACGATCTCGATCGCCGACAGCGGCCCGGGTATCGAGTCTGTACACCTTCCAAGGATCTTCGAGAGGTTCTACAGGGTAGACAAGACCCGTTCCCGGGATGTGGGGGGGACAGGCCTCGGACTTGCCATCGTCAAACACATCATCGAAGCACACAGCAGCAAGATCTCAGTGACAAGCGAGGTAGGCAAAGGCACCACGTTCGCATTCGACCTGAATAAGTAG
- a CDS encoding response regulator transcription factor, translating to MVSTILVVDDEKDILELLKYNLEKEGYRVLTAGNGKEALRYVKQRPNLVVLDVMMPELDGLEVCKAIRKDPGTAKTPIIFLTARDSEADEVVGLELGADDYIAKPVKVRTFLARVKRVLKAREEGEEADESDVLRVGELDIQMNNYVVSIGKNDIHLPKKEFELLLFLARHPERVVSRQTLLNEIWGHDVYVIDRTIDVHIRKIREKLGKHAHHIETVKGVGYRFRKDL from the coding sequence ATGGTTTCCACCATACTTGTCGTTGATGACGAAAAAGACATCCTGGAATTGCTGAAGTATAACCTCGAGAAAGAAGGCTATCGCGTCCTTACGGCCGGGAATGGCAAAGAGGCACTGAGGTATGTCAAGCAGCGTCCGAACCTCGTCGTCTTGGATGTCATGATGCCTGAACTGGACGGCCTGGAGGTGTGCAAAGCGATACGGAAGGATCCAGGGACGGCCAAGACGCCGATTATTTTCCTGACAGCGCGGGATAGCGAGGCCGATGAGGTCGTAGGTCTGGAGCTGGGCGCTGACGACTACATCGCAAAGCCGGTGAAAGTACGCACGTTTCTGGCTCGCGTGAAGCGTGTATTGAAAGCGCGGGAGGAAGGGGAGGAGGCCGACGAGTCGGACGTTCTGAGAGTTGGTGAACTGGACATTCAGATGAACAACTACGTCGTCTCCATTGGCAAGAACGACATTCATTTGCCTAAGAAAGAATTCGAATTGCTCCTCTTCCTTGCCCGACATCCCGAGCGCGTGGTCTCTCGCCAGACGTTGCTCAACGAAATCTGGGGCCACGACGTGTATGTCATTGACCGGACGATCGATGTTCACATCCGGAAGATTCGGGAGAAGCTGGGCAAACACGCACACCACATCGAAACAGTAAAAGGCGTTGGCTATCGCTTTCGAAAGGATCTCTGA
- a CDS encoding HAMP domain-containing sensor histidine kinase, with protein MLTIKSKLIVAYTVAFGLLVTAFAMIIHESISDAEIAKLDARLESHADKLQTELEEEHLQPGFPNRSELDSITTEGLRGTRIRLLTLGNNVVFTDSGFEIDAHVDWKSGPSGVARKGMAKWNHRKYRVLQWPVEIENRIQYLVQVAAPMHDIEETMERLRLLFFIVIPGGLLLAGCAAYFITSMAFRPMMNMVRTAEKISASNLDARLALPSADDEVRQLGKALNDMIERIDNTFKGQRQFVADASHELRTPLTIIRSELESAARAARSRGVKESLSASLAELDRMSVMIGDLLVLAKLDAARMKLETAAVRLDELVIECVQTARGIAKKRDVKLKVFIGDAAEVSGDHEKLKSVILNLLDNAIKYSGKKSSVTVSLILNQTPGMASIVISDHGIGIPESEQAKVFRRFYRGAKPRSTTDGSGLGLAISQRFVALHGGSISVKSQEGKGSTFTVELPLGGSPA; from the coding sequence ATGCTCACCATCAAGTCAAAACTTATTGTTGCGTATACAGTTGCGTTCGGTCTTCTCGTGACCGCATTCGCAATGATCATTCACGAAAGCATCTCGGATGCCGAGATCGCGAAACTCGATGCTCGGCTTGAGAGCCATGCGGATAAGCTCCAAACGGAGCTGGAAGAAGAACATCTGCAACCAGGTTTCCCCAACCGCTCGGAGTTGGATTCAATAACGACCGAGGGTCTGAGGGGGACAAGGATCAGACTTCTCACGCTCGGAAACAACGTTGTGTTCACCGACTCCGGTTTTGAAATCGACGCGCACGTGGATTGGAAGTCCGGCCCATCCGGAGTGGCACGAAAGGGTATGGCAAAATGGAATCATCGCAAGTACCGGGTGCTGCAATGGCCGGTGGAGATAGAAAACCGCATACAATACCTGGTCCAGGTGGCCGCACCGATGCACGACATTGAAGAAACGATGGAGCGCCTCAGACTGCTCTTCTTCATAGTCATTCCAGGAGGGCTGTTGCTGGCCGGTTGTGCGGCGTACTTCATTACAAGCATGGCCTTCAGACCCATGATGAACATGGTTCGCACCGCAGAGAAGATCAGTGCCTCGAACCTTGACGCACGGCTTGCTCTCCCTTCAGCCGATGACGAAGTGCGGCAACTGGGGAAGGCGTTGAACGATATGATTGAGAGGATCGACAACACATTCAAGGGGCAGAGGCAATTCGTCGCAGACGCCTCACACGAACTTCGCACGCCGCTCACGATCATTCGGAGCGAATTGGAATCTGCCGCGCGCGCCGCCCGGAGTCGGGGAGTGAAGGAAAGCTTGTCTGCATCTCTCGCTGAACTTGACCGAATGTCTGTCATGATCGGCGATCTCCTGGTTCTCGCGAAACTCGATGCTGCACGTATGAAATTGGAAACGGCGGCGGTCAGGTTGGATGAACTGGTTATAGAATGTGTGCAGACGGCTCGCGGGATAGCAAAGAAGAGAGATGTGAAACTAAAGGTCTTTATTGGGGACGCGGCGGAGGTTTCCGGTGACCACGAGAAACTCAAGAGCGTGATTCTTAACCTTCTCGATAATGCCATCAAGTACTCAGGGAAGAAGAGCTCAGTTACGGTGTCGTTGATTCTCAACCAAACTCCCGGTATGGCGTCGATCGTCATCAGTGATCATGGAATCGGAATTCCCGAATCGGAACAGGCGAAGGTGTTCAGGCGGTTCTACCGCGGTGCGAAACCACGGTCGACCACGGACGGGAGCGGCCTCGGACTCGCGATTTCCCAACGTTTTGTCGCATTGCACGGAGGATCGATCTCTGTGAAAAGCCAGGAGGGGAAAGGGAGCACGTTTACGGTAGAATTGCCGCTCGGGGGCTCACCTGCGTAA
- a CDS encoding response regulator transcription factor translates to MRILLIEDDKKIAAVLKKSLKAEGFAVDVAYDGVAGEELAVINENDVILLDVLLPKQDGWTTCRRIREQKVLTPILMLTALDDVEDKIKGLDSGADDYLAKPFHTGELLARIRSLARRRTEVRSTDIEMFGLRLEVKTHKAFREGKEISLSAKEFALLELFMMHPHEIISRQRISEHLWDMNFEPRSNVIESFVKFLRQKVDKGHAAPLIHTSRGSGYVFSDRKP, encoded by the coding sequence ATGAGAATCCTGCTCATCGAAGACGACAAGAAAATCGCTGCTGTGTTGAAGAAGAGTTTGAAGGCCGAGGGGTTCGCCGTCGACGTCGCGTACGATGGCGTGGCTGGAGAGGAACTCGCTGTCATCAATGAGAATGACGTCATTCTCCTGGATGTTCTCCTCCCAAAACAGGATGGATGGACGACATGCCGCAGGATTCGTGAGCAGAAGGTGCTGACCCCAATACTGATGTTGACAGCGCTTGATGACGTCGAAGACAAGATCAAAGGGCTTGATAGCGGCGCAGATGATTACCTGGCCAAACCATTCCACACCGGAGAGCTCCTCGCGCGCATTCGATCGCTTGCGAGACGAAGGACTGAAGTCCGGTCCACCGATATCGAGATGTTTGGGCTTCGGCTTGAAGTAAAGACGCACAAAGCCTTCCGCGAAGGGAAGGAGATCTCGCTGTCGGCGAAGGAATTCGCTCTGCTCGAGCTGTTCATGATGCATCCACACGAGATTATTTCACGCCAGAGGATATCAGAGCATCTCTGGGATATGAACTTCGAACCCCGAAGCAATGTGATTGAATCCTTCGTCAAGTTCCTGAGGCAGAAAGTGGACAAAGGCCATGCGGCTCCCTTGATTCATACCAGCCGGGGAAGCGGCTATGTGTTCTCTGATCGAAAGCCCTGA
- a CDS encoding TonB-dependent receptor: MPYPVRILYLICCFLLFTACLFPQNQRGTTISGKVVDEVSGRPMEFVNVVVRNAADSTVAAGTETDSKGTFVFQNIPEGEYFLRMSFVGYQENVTPTHRIGAQTSTWNLGVVPLKEGSVKLDEVLITAQKALFTNSIDRKVYNIGQDIMSKSGSTSELLQSIPSVEVDIDGNVSLRGSSSVLILINGKSSPLMAKSSATVLQQMPASSIERIELITNPSAKYKPDGTSGIINIVLKKNVSLGTNGAITANIGNNSRYNGNVRLNYNPGDLNLFGSYSLRQDSRNRITMDTRLQKDVSGGSTYYQEDLLSDATPLSHMAALGLDYALDASTSAGISGNYFYNGFTRLENASKVVQDLLGRNIQVFGRNRVDYEYEDEYGFKMFAEHKFKKKNQKLRLEINGSNAPEQEDNHYTDISTFPPAPDQHDNSLIKQTERKFETTLDYSDPLSEDATFETGYAGEMNRRDMDFYFENYSASLQRFLKDNSKSNRFIYDEAVHAFYATYERSFGDFGFMAGLRAEGSFIKSNLVTLDSTITNSYFSVFPTVHLTYALSPASELRLSYSKRVRRPEGDDLNPFPEYRDPRNISSGNPKLKPEYVHSLEFGCKFETDLFSVLPSLYYRYTYDRFTSITQLINDTTLLTTRTNLSNDRSTGIEVILSADLGDIASVHGSTNVFFNQIDASNLGYGQNKSVTTWSGALTVSVNVTRSSMMQVNSNYSSRRLTPQGESLPSYVVNMGMRQELIAGKLSITATVADVFKSLRRESFLDTPLLHQNLVNRRDSRIVYVGITYNFGAPPKKQKEESLRYDDSI, translated from the coding sequence ATGCCATACCCGGTGCGAATCCTGTATCTGATCTGTTGCTTTCTGTTGTTCACTGCCTGTTTGTTTCCTCAGAACCAGCGTGGTACAACCATTTCCGGCAAGGTGGTTGATGAAGTGAGCGGCCGGCCCATGGAGTTTGTGAACGTTGTGGTCCGCAACGCTGCCGACAGTACCGTCGCGGCAGGAACGGAGACTGACAGCAAAGGAACCTTTGTCTTTCAAAATATCCCTGAAGGTGAGTATTTCTTGAGGATGAGTTTTGTCGGCTACCAGGAGAACGTCACGCCGACTCACAGAATAGGCGCCCAAACCAGCACATGGAATCTCGGGGTCGTTCCACTGAAGGAAGGATCGGTGAAGCTCGACGAAGTGCTCATCACAGCACAGAAGGCCCTCTTCACGAATTCGATTGATCGAAAAGTGTACAACATCGGTCAGGATATCATGAGCAAGTCCGGCTCCACAAGCGAATTGCTCCAGAGCATTCCCTCCGTCGAAGTGGACATTGACGGCAACGTCAGCCTCAGGGGTTCTTCGAGCGTGCTGATTCTGATCAACGGTAAGAGCTCGCCCCTGATGGCGAAGAGCAGCGCCACGGTCCTGCAGCAGATGCCGGCAAGTTCCATCGAGAGAATTGAGCTGATCACCAATCCGTCTGCGAAGTACAAGCCCGACGGGACGTCCGGCATCATCAACATCGTTCTGAAAAAGAATGTCAGCCTGGGAACAAACGGCGCTATCACAGCGAACATCGGCAACAACAGCCGGTACAACGGAAACGTCCGGCTGAATTACAACCCAGGCGATTTGAACCTGTTCGGAAGCTACAGCCTACGCCAGGACAGCCGGAACCGTATCACCATGGACACTCGGTTGCAGAAAGACGTAAGTGGCGGATCGACATACTACCAGGAAGACCTCTTGTCAGATGCCACACCTCTTTCCCATATGGCAGCACTCGGGCTGGATTATGCGCTCGATGCTTCCACGAGCGCTGGAATTTCAGGCAACTACTTCTACAACGGGTTCACCAGGCTCGAAAACGCGTCAAAAGTCGTTCAGGATCTGCTTGGAAGAAACATCCAAGTGTTTGGACGAAACAGGGTGGATTATGAGTATGAAGACGAATATGGTTTCAAGATGTTCGCGGAACACAAGTTCAAGAAGAAGAATCAGAAGCTTCGGCTAGAGATAAACGGTTCAAACGCCCCTGAGCAGGAAGACAATCACTACACTGATATTTCTACGTTTCCTCCTGCCCCGGATCAACACGACAACAGCCTGATCAAGCAAACTGAGCGAAAATTCGAGACGACGTTGGACTACTCAGATCCGCTCTCGGAGGATGCAACGTTTGAGACGGGATATGCGGGAGAGATGAATCGCAGGGACATGGATTTCTACTTTGAGAACTACAGCGCATCGCTTCAGCGATTTCTGAAGGACAACTCAAAGTCGAACCGGTTCATCTATGATGAGGCGGTGCATGCGTTCTACGCTACGTATGAACGGTCGTTTGGTGACTTCGGTTTCATGGCGGGACTTCGGGCGGAAGGGTCATTCATCAAGTCCAACCTGGTCACATTGGATTCCACAATCACAAACAGCTACTTCAGCGTGTTTCCGACAGTTCACCTGACGTATGCACTAAGCCCCGCGAGTGAACTCCGGCTCAGCTACAGCAAGCGGGTGCGCAGGCCGGAAGGAGATGATCTCAATCCGTTCCCCGAATATCGCGACCCGAGGAACATCAGCTCAGGGAACCCGAAGCTCAAACCCGAGTATGTTCATTCACTCGAATTTGGGTGCAAGTTTGAAACGGATTTGTTTTCCGTTCTTCCGAGCCTGTACTATCGATACACATATGACCGTTTCACCTCGATCACGCAGCTCATCAATGACACGACGCTCCTGACAACGCGCACAAATCTCTCCAACGACCGGTCTACCGGCATTGAGGTCATACTCTCGGCCGACCTGGGAGACATAGCTTCCGTGCACGGGAGCACGAACGTTTTCTTCAATCAAATAGACGCATCCAACCTGGGTTACGGACAGAACAAATCTGTCACTACCTGGAGCGGCGCACTCACGGTCAGCGTAAATGTAACCAGGTCTTCGATGATGCAAGTGAACTCCAATTACAGTTCTCGGAGGCTTACTCCGCAGGGTGAATCCCTGCCCAGTTACGTCGTGAATATGGGTATGCGGCAGGAACTGATCGCAGGCAAGCTCAGCATAACTGCCACCGTGGCCGACGTTTTCAAGTCGTTGAGGCGCGAGAGCTTCCTGGATACTCCATTGCTCCATCAAAACCTTGTTAACAGGCGGGATTCCCGCATTGTCTATGTTGGTATCACCTATAACTTTGGCGCACCGCCAAAGAAGCAGAAGGAAGAATCGTTGCGATATGACGACAGTATCTGA